A genome region from Neptunomonas japonica JAMM 1380 includes the following:
- a CDS encoding host specificity factor TipJ family phage tail protein yields the protein MSVKVTVHKHPLSSVGAKEFDYELDVTSGITLEELVLKLNPAFRPGTYQPVIARINGEEIPAVDWDITPLCSGQHLTLRPRPFGLDPISWALIAFTAVTAIYTYTQMQSMQDLNQNHKDLPEQSPTYDLNAQGNSPRLGQPIPVGYGRQRVWPDFAAMPFRRFIDGEQYLFHVFAIGQGENALSEAKIGNTLLSNFANYEQQICLPGERVTLFNPDVYTSSDVSNIELFAANDEKHLGWSGPHTVSPAGVQVTTIGADLIAPQGLGLQDKQTGALSQVSVTIEAEYRAVDESDNGIGAWAHLDSWTLTGKTVEAIRKTVTTDVAVGRYEVRMRRSSDSAGPTNIRLQDSVFWGELKCDIDSDHTYDHTVWAVKIKVDGQLSGQSERRFNVIRQRLLPIWDGTNWSQPQATRSPAWAFCDQVKAKYGGEYDDNRLDLPALKRLADVWLSRNDFFDFNIDTKSSLDAVLQMIAKAGRAEKIEYKGVYSMVRDEPKIVPDYMFGMTEIISGSFDLQYDTMDQWGNDSVEMEYRDADTGMPVQVLCVLPGKAGINPVKLKRDGITNHAQAYREGMFEAAKSEYRNRICQFKTELSGGLPEKGSCVGVSHYSSNWGTSGEVLAVADNGDGSQTLTLSEHAIFEAGKTYVVSLADKLQQPQGPYVVTAGNNANQIVISSTHNASIYTGFKRKRTSFMLGEANKHHRRFLMRTSRPAGPYKFSFTGEYDDPRVHEIDDLIADGTINIPPGTTINENALSLVTGLNVSYSGTASQPIVKFGWNSVDDATSYILQISHDNGSTWQPFGTSSVLTLTKNVDPAAAVVRIAARNEDIIGGWATLNILPGITSLPVPPAPTGFSVVGKTVSVECVWDDATDQYLNHSHTELWRSGTNDIETAGIVKPVIHTRYTDTVDPGSSLYYWIRHVSKADVPGPFNAEAGAHVETGTDPAAILELLEGKLTATQLHSDISEPLNDFTEQQSVFVKVSTPTQAAGYGISLESDGEGGYISQFLAIADRFGFFHPAAANALVFGISNGRTVMSGADIEDASINTLQLAGQAVTIPASAEVSGTKTLLHQTYTAVSKLFSSVGKPVFISGCVVFRGQQVESTITLKRGTTVLKSFPVVVRGYDSAPGSDHPIYVDGYLAVPIVDRDDPPAGDFVYSIVVTATNSTKISNRVITLIGVKDT from the coding sequence ATGTCGGTTAAAGTCACAGTCCATAAGCACCCGTTAAGCTCAGTCGGCGCTAAAGAATTTGATTATGAGCTAGATGTAACATCGGGTATCACACTAGAAGAGCTCGTATTAAAGCTAAACCCTGCTTTTAGACCGGGCACTTATCAGCCTGTTATTGCCCGCATCAATGGGGAAGAAATACCCGCCGTTGATTGGGATATTACCCCTTTATGTAGCGGGCAGCACTTAACGCTACGCCCACGCCCGTTTGGATTAGATCCTATTAGCTGGGCACTTATTGCCTTTACGGCTGTTACTGCGATATATACCTACACGCAAATGCAGTCCATGCAAGACCTCAATCAAAACCACAAAGACTTACCTGAGCAATCCCCAACTTATGATTTAAACGCGCAAGGTAATAGCCCTCGCCTTGGTCAGCCTATACCGGTCGGGTATGGGCGCCAGCGTGTGTGGCCTGATTTTGCGGCAATGCCGTTCAGACGCTTTATAGATGGTGAGCAATATTTATTCCACGTATTCGCTATAGGTCAGGGGGAGAACGCGCTTTCAGAAGCGAAAATCGGTAATACTTTGCTCAGTAATTTCGCGAATTACGAGCAGCAAATCTGCCTGCCGGGTGAGCGTGTAACACTGTTTAATCCTGATGTTTATACCTCTAGTGATGTAAGCAATATTGAGCTGTTCGCGGCTAACGATGAGAAGCATTTGGGTTGGTCTGGCCCTCATACCGTTTCACCTGCGGGGGTGCAAGTTACCACTATTGGTGCGGACCTTATCGCACCGCAAGGCTTGGGGCTTCAAGATAAGCAAACCGGCGCATTATCGCAGGTGTCTGTCACTATTGAGGCGGAATATCGTGCGGTAGATGAAAGCGATAACGGTATTGGTGCCTGGGCGCATCTTGATAGCTGGACATTAACAGGCAAAACCGTTGAAGCGATACGGAAAACGGTCACCACTGATGTTGCTGTAGGGCGTTATGAAGTCAGAATGCGCCGCAGCTCTGATAGTGCCGGGCCTACTAATATTCGTTTGCAAGACAGTGTTTTTTGGGGTGAGCTTAAGTGTGATATCGATTCTGACCACACTTATGACCACACCGTATGGGCGGTAAAAATCAAAGTGGACGGGCAGTTATCAGGCCAAAGTGAGCGTCGCTTCAACGTTATTCGTCAGCGATTATTACCCATTTGGGATGGTACAAACTGGAGCCAGCCACAAGCCACCCGCAGCCCAGCATGGGCCTTTTGTGATCAAGTAAAGGCCAAATATGGCGGCGAGTATGATGATAACCGCCTAGACTTGCCCGCACTAAAGCGGCTGGCTGATGTGTGGCTTTCACGCAATGATTTTTTTGATTTCAATATAGATACAAAAAGCTCGCTTGATGCTGTTCTGCAGATGATAGCCAAAGCAGGGCGCGCCGAAAAAATCGAATACAAAGGTGTGTATTCAATGGTGCGAGATGAGCCAAAGATAGTGCCAGACTATATGTTTGGCATGACAGAGATTATCTCCGGCTCTTTTGATCTGCAATACGACACGATGGATCAATGGGGAAATGATTCTGTAGAAATGGAATACCGCGACGCTGATACCGGTATGCCTGTGCAAGTACTGTGCGTACTGCCCGGTAAAGCAGGCATAAACCCTGTTAAGCTAAAACGCGACGGCATTACCAACCACGCACAAGCCTACCGTGAGGGCATGTTTGAAGCCGCTAAGAGCGAATACCGCAACCGTATTTGTCAGTTCAAAACCGAGCTTTCTGGTGGATTACCCGAAAAAGGCAGCTGTGTTGGTGTTAGTCATTACTCAAGCAACTGGGGAACCAGCGGCGAAGTATTAGCCGTTGCTGATAACGGCGATGGATCGCAAACATTAACGCTATCAGAGCACGCTATTTTTGAAGCAGGCAAAACTTACGTCGTGAGCTTGGCTGATAAGCTGCAGCAGCCCCAAGGCCCATACGTCGTAACAGCGGGCAATAATGCGAATCAAATAGTTATTAGTAGCACGCACAATGCCAGTATCTATACAGGCTTTAAGCGCAAGCGCACCTCGTTTATGCTTGGTGAAGCTAACAAGCACCATCGCCGGTTTTTAATGCGCACCTCGCGCCCTGCAGGACCTTATAAGTTTAGCTTTACGGGCGAATACGACGACCCGCGCGTACATGAAATTGACGACCTAATTGCAGATGGCACAATTAACATTCCGCCAGGCACCACGATTAATGAAAATGCGTTATCACTGGTTACAGGTTTAAATGTTTCTTACAGCGGCACAGCGTCGCAACCTATTGTTAAATTTGGCTGGAACTCTGTTGATGATGCAACCAGCTATATATTGCAGATATCACACGATAACGGCAGCACATGGCAGCCGTTCGGCACAAGTTCTGTGCTCACTCTCACTAAAAACGTAGATCCTGCAGCGGCAGTTGTGCGAATAGCCGCGCGTAATGAAGATATTATCGGTGGGTGGGCAACACTTAATATACTGCCTGGTATTACATCTTTGCCGGTCCCACCCGCACCCACTGGCTTTAGTGTGGTTGGCAAAACGGTATCAGTAGAATGTGTGTGGGATGATGCAACCGACCAGTATTTAAACCACTCACACACAGAGCTTTGGCGTAGCGGAACAAACGATATTGAAACAGCAGGTATCGTAAAGCCCGTTATCCACACACGCTACACAGATACCGTCGATCCCGGCAGTAGTTTGTATTATTGGATTAGGCACGTTAGCAAGGCCGATGTGCCAGGACCATTTAACGCGGAAGCGGGAGCGCATGTAGAAACCGGCACAGACCCTGCAGCAATATTAGAACTACTGGAAGGAAAGCTAACAGCAACACAGCTTCATTCTGATATATCCGAGCCGTTAAATGATTTCACGGAGCAGCAATCTGTATTTGTTAAAGTTAGCACTCCCACTCAAGCGGCGGGGTATGGCATATCATTAGAGTCAGATGGGGAAGGGGGCTATATAAGCCAATTTCTCGCGATTGCGGATAGGTTTGGTTTTTTCCATCCAGCGGCTGCAAATGCTTTGGTTTTCGGTATTTCCAATGGACGCACTGTGATGAGCGGTGCCGATATAGAAGACGCTAGCATTAACACCCTGCAGCTAGCAGGGCAGGCGGTAACTATTCCGGCATCTGCGGAAGTATCGGGCACTAAAACACTGCTTCATCAAACATATACTGCTGTGAGTAAATTGTTTTCATCTGTAGGGAAGCCCGTGTTTATATCGGGATGCGTGGTTTTTAGAGGACAGCAAGTAGAAAGTACTATCACGTTAAAGCGCGGCACAACGGTATTAAAATCATTCCCTGTGGTTGTGAGAGGATACGACTCAGCACCTGGGTCTGATCACCCTATTTATGTGGATGGTTATCTTGCTGTGCCTATTGTAGATAGAGATGACCCGCCTGCGGGTGATTTTGTTTACTCAATCGTGGTAACGGCAACAAATTCAACAAAGATATCAAACAGAGTTATTACGCTAATCGGAGTAAAAGATACGTGA
- a CDS encoding helix-turn-helix domain-containing protein: MSKHFRLKQARRKLNLTQQEVANKLSIAVSTYRHWEKDTEPNSLTVVERLCSVLGINTTWYITGKHMDTLTNDEKAVIKWLRELSEEKRKAVLKLLEK, encoded by the coding sequence ATGAGTAAGCATTTCCGACTAAAGCAAGCAAGGAGGAAGCTGAATCTAACACAACAGGAAGTAGCCAATAAATTATCAATAGCCGTTTCAACGTATCGGCACTGGGAAAAAGATACAGAGCCAAATTCTCTTACTGTTGTAGAGCGTCTATGCTCTGTATTGGGAATAAACACAACGTGGTATATCACAGGGAAGCACATGGACACGCTAACAAATGATGAGAAAGCAGTAATAAAATGGCTCAGAGAGCTAAGCGAAGAAAAGAGGAAAGCGGTTTTAAAGCTGCTAGAGAAATAA
- a CDS encoding DUF4376 domain-containing protein has translation MKTLLHNSPPEILALRKKAHRDSEVSKILVTTSTGKVFDGDEKSQDRMARVVAVGEAGMTTQWKMADNSTQTATWEEIKEALLLAGQAQTNVWVA, from the coding sequence ATGAAAACGCTGCTACATAACTCGCCGCCTGAGATTTTAGCTTTACGCAAAAAGGCACATAGAGACAGCGAGGTTTCAAAAATACTCGTCACGACCTCTACAGGTAAAGTTTTTGATGGTGATGAGAAGTCTCAGGATCGAATGGCGCGTGTTGTTGCTGTAGGTGAGGCAGGAATGACCACTCAATGGAAAATGGCAGATAACTCAACTCAAACCGCAACATGGGAAGAAATAAAAGAGGCGCTTTTACTAGCAGGGCAAGCCCAAACTAACGTTTGGGTTGCGTAA